A window of Triticum urartu cultivar G1812 unplaced genomic scaffold, Tu2.1 TuUngrouped_contig_6522, whole genome shotgun sequence contains these coding sequences:
- the LOC125530728 gene encoding pentatricopeptide repeat-containing protein At5g40400, which translates to MSKAVSRIPSSTLTSLLPRALNPHVAVVDLITTHLTADAEPTKILDLSGLLPYLGQDELTAVVLHAGHSHPLSTLRFLIALPPPLQPSPPHLAFLAHSLATTRFFSHALDALSHLLRLHPTHDALPTLLLSYQTAPHPSLPSLLVKALLRRARLRHAFHAALRAAASGFPPDTVAFNALLAALSRAERFNELWAARAAMSRAGVRPNAHTFNILVAALCRGEDAERVQGFLEELEEQGFEPDVVTYNTLLVGYCRRGRLQDALHLFDVMPPRGVEPDLVSHTVLMDGLCKAGRLSDARRMFDRMVHSGVSPDAVAYSVLIAGYCNECRVKEARLLLMEMVGNGLSPEGFALKSVIESHLKIGKLLTCLNMVSPLRKYGVAIPLESYNCLIGALCEEMRPHAARGLFQWMIEDGHSPSLEMYNMVVDCFCQCGSVDEALDIKVEMSSRGVKPDFDTYRTLVTCLCSVGRSSDGKSVMAEMIESGLQPNETICAALVCGFCKEGSLNKAELILKAFVLDLQVCCNKSYNTLMRAYCMTRSTTESLELQNRMLELGFVPSSETCRSLVYGLSRSIA; encoded by the coding sequence ATGTCCAAGGCCGTGTCGCGCATTCCGTCGAGCACCCTGACCTCCCTCCTCCCGCGCGCCCTGAATCCCCACGTCGCCGTCGTCGACCTCATCACCACCCACCTCACGGCCGACGCGGAACCCACCAAGATCCTCGACCTCTCCGGCCTGCTCCCCTACCTCGGCCAGGACGAGCTCACCGCCGTCGTGCTCCACGCCGGCCACTCTCACCCGCTTTCCACCCTCCGCTTCCTCAtcgcgctgccgccgccgctccAGCCGTCGCCTCCCCACCTCGCCTTCCTCGCGCACTCCCTCGCCACCACCCGCTTCTTCTCCCACGCGCTCGACGCGCTCTCCCACCTCCTCCGCCTCCACCCAACCCACGACGCCCTCCCCACTCTCCTCCTCTCCTACCAGACCGCGCCCCACCCCTCcctccccagcctcctcgtcAAGGCGCTCCTCCGCCGCGCCCGCCTTCGCCACGCATTCCACGCCGCCCTGCGCGCGGCCGCTTCCGGCTTCCCACCCGACACCGTCGCCTTCAACGCACTCCTCGCCGCGCTATCTCGCGCCGAGCGTTTCAATGAGCTCTGGGCCGCACGGGCAGCCATGTCGCGTGCTGGGGTGCGCCCCAATGCGCACACGTTCAACATCCTCGTCGCCGCGCTCTGCCGAGGTGAAGACGCCGAGCGCGTGCAGGGCTTCTTAGAGGAGCTGGAGGAGCAAGGTTTCGAGCCAGACGTGGTGACTTACAACACCCTTCTTGTTGGGTATTGCCGCAGGGGGAGGCTGCAGGACGCTCTGCACCTGTTCGATGTTATGCCGCCCAGGGGTGTTGAACCAGACTTAGTGTCACATACTGTCCTGATGGACGGGCTGTGCAAAGCCGGGAGATTGAGCGACGCTAGACGCATGTTTGACAGGATGGTGCACAGTGGGGTGAGCCCCGATGCTGTCGCTTATAGTGTTCTTATCGCAGGGTACTGCAATGAGTGCAGAGTGAAGGAGGCAAGGTTGCTGCTAATGGAGATGGTGGGGAATGGGCTCTCGCCTGAAGGATTCGCTCTCAAGAGTGTGATTGAGAGTCATCTCAAAATTGGGAAGCTTCTCACTTGCTTGAATATGGTGTCGCCTTTAAGGAAATATGGTGTTGCCATTCCGTTGGAGAGTTACAATTGCTTGATTGGTGCATTGTGCGAGGAAATGCGCCCTCATGCTGCCAGGGGTTTGTTCCAGTGGATGATAGAGGATGGGCACAGTCCTAGCTTGGAGATGTATAATATGGTAGTAGATTGCTTCTGCCAGTGCGGCAGTGTGGACGAGGCTTTAGATATAAAGGTTGAGATGAGCTCTAGAGGAGTGAAGCCAGATTTTGATACTTACCGTACGCTAGTAACCTGCCTTTGCAGTGTGGGGAGGAGCTCAGATGGCAAATCGGTTATGGCAGAGATGATTGAGTCAGGTCTCCAGCCGAATGAGACTATTTGTGCTGCTTTGGTTTGTGGGTTCTGCAAGGAAGGTTCTCTTAATAAAGCAGAATTGATCCTGAAGGCTTTTGTTCTTGATTTGCAGGTCTGCTGCAATAAGAGCTATAATACTCTGATGAGAGCTTACTGTATGACCAGGAGCACCACAGAGTCATTAGAATTGCAGAACAGGATGTTGGAACTGGGTTTTGTCCCAAGCAGTGAGACATGTCGATCTCTTGTTTATGGGCTCTCAAGAAGCATTGCTTAA
- the LOC125530729 gene encoding pentatricopeptide repeat-containing protein At4g38150-like, producing MSLQIPARSRSLRRLLLLGGESGIRRSYSTGDRRRRVIHEARDEEEDEAFLRTLNFGSDPENNPLPPPPRRAGGAPDPSAAGAFPADILRRAAGKQQRPERSAQKAIGESLMEKLKLGDAASSTGQPDHEPGPPLQTEDVDDIFRKMKETGLIPNAVAMLDGLCKNGLVPEAMKLFGLMREKGAIPEVVIYTAVVEAFCKAAKLDDAVRIFRKMQGNGVIPNAFSYWLIIQGLCKGDRLDEAVAFCVEMFEAGHSPNAATFVGLVDAVCKMKGVEEGDKLVRSFQDRNFAIDEKSIREHLDKKGPFSPIVWEVIFGKKKTSRPF from the coding sequence atgaGCCTGCAGATTCCGGCTAGGTCACGcagcctccgccgcctcctcctgcTGGGTGGAGAATCTGGCATCCGGCGGTCGTACTCCACCGGTGACCGTCGCCGCCGGGTGATCCACGAGGCACgggatgaggaggaggacgaggccttcctccgcaccCTCAACTTCGGGTCTGACCCAGAGAACAACCCCCTGCCCCCACCGCCGAGACGCGCAGGGGGAGCCCCTGACCCCTCCGCCGCCGGCGCCTTCCCTGCTGACATCCTCCGACGCGCCGCCGGGAAGCAGCAGCGTCCGGAAAGGAGCGCTCAGAAAGCCATCGGGGAGTCGCTGATGGAGAAGCTTAAGCTGGGCGACGCCGCCTCCTCCACGGGGCAGCCTGACCACGAACCGGGGCCGCCACTGCAGACGGAGGACGTGGACGACATCTTCCGGAAGATGAAAGAGACGGGGCTGATACCCAACGCCGTCGCCATGCTCGACGGCCTCTGCAAGAACGGATTGGTACCGGAGGCCATGAAGCTGTTTGGTCTGATGCGCGAGAAGGGCGCCATCCCAGAGGTGGTCATCTACACCGCTGTTGTCGAGGCCTTCTGCAAAGCAGCCAAGCTGGACGATGCCGTCAGGATCTTCAGGAAGATGCAGGGCAACGGGGTCATTCCAAATGCCTTCAGCTACTGGTTGATTATACAGGGTCTGTGCAAGGGCGACAGACTGGATGAGGCTGTTGCTTTCTGTGTGGAGATGTTCGAGGCTGGGCATTCCCCGAATGCTGCAACGTTTGTGGGTTTGGTTGATGCAGTATGCAAGATGAAGGGGGTAGAGGAGGGTGACAAGCTTGTGAGGAGCTTCCAGGATAGGAACTTTGCCATTGATGAGAAGTCCATCAGGGAACATTTGGACAAGAAAGGGCCATTCTCACCGATTGTTTGGGAGGTGATCTTTGGGAAGAAAAAAACAAGCCGCCCCTTTTGA
- the LOC125530727 gene encoding zinc finger Ran-binding domain-containing protein 2-like has translation MEKVMMSRKPGDWSCRSCQYLNFCKRDACQRCGEAKLGAERADYAAMGGSWEIKPGDWYCGCCGVNNYANRASCFKCSAAKTDSATVAQNWGFNAAAQAGWKAGDWICPRLDCNVQNYANRTECFRCNAPKSYYG, from the exons ATGGAGAAGGTGATGATGAGCAGGAAGCCGGGTGACTGGAGTTGCAGGTCATGCCAGTACCTCAACTTCTGCAAACGGGACGCTTGCCAGCGGTGCGGCGAGGCTAAGCTGGGCGCCGAGCGGGCAGACTACGCGGCCATGGGCGGCAGCTGGGAAATCAAGCCCGGCGATTGGTACTGCGGCTGCTGCGGCGTCAACAACTACGCCAATCGCGCCAGCTGCTTCAAGTGCAGCGCCGCAAAGACAGACTCCGCCACCGTCGCGCAGAACTGGGGGTTCAACGCCGCCGCCCAGGCCGGCTGGAAGGCCGGCGACTGGATCTGCCCCAG ACTGGATTGTAACGTGCAAAATTACGCCAACAGAACCGAGTGCTTCCGCTGCAATGCGCCCAAATCATACTATG GTTAA